Genomic segment of Jaculus jaculus isolate mJacJac1 chromosome 6, mJacJac1.mat.Y.cur, whole genome shotgun sequence:
CTCCACGGCGCCGGGGAGCTCCGCCGTGCTCCGCCTCAGCTCCTTCAAGTCGCTGGACAGGGTCAGCTGGGCCTCCCCCAGGCCCCTCACGGTGCCGGCCAGCTCGGACGAGGAGCCCGGGCCGTCCAGGTGCTCCTGCAGCCCGGCCAGGCGCTGCTCGTGCTCCCGGCTCTTGGACAGGAGCGACTCCAGGCTCTTGGCGTGGTGCGCGGACTCGGCCTGCACGGAGTGGACGCCGTCCTCCACGTTCCGGAGCCTGGAGTCCAGGCCCTGGCTCTGTCTGTGCAGCGCGTCCAAGGCGCTGGAGTCTCTGAAGACGCCGGCTTCCTCCTCCGGCACGTGGGCCTCGGCCTTCAGCCGGCTCAGCTCTTCCTCCAGCCTCCGGATGGCCTCCGGGATGTGGGAGGACGACTCCTCGGACCTTAGCAGCTTCTCCGTGAGGTCCTGCAGGGCCAGGCGCTCCCTGTCGGCCGCCTCCTTGAAAGCCTGCTGCTCCTGCTTGAGGCTCACGAGCTCCCGGACCTCGGTGTAGACGTCGGACTCCATGGTCTGCAGGGAGCTCCGCAGGGCTTCGATCTCCCTCTCCCTGGACCCCACGGAGCCCTGGATCTCCTTTACGGCTGCCTCAAGGGCTTTCAGGTCCTGCTTGAGCCCCTCAGATTCTTCCAGAGAAGCAACCTTGGCCTTCACGTCGTTGATCTCTTTCTGGCTCCGCTTCTGGACGTCGGTGAAGATGGCGATGTTGTCATTGATGGACTTGGTGAGCTCCGTCAGCCGCTCCTCCACCGTGTTCTCCAGGGATGTGAAGTCCCGCTCGCGCGCATCCTTCACCACGTGGATCCCGTCCGACAGGTCTTTGAGGATCTCATTCTGGAGCTTCTGCAGAACTTCGCTGATCCGGTTGATCTCGCTCTCGGCTTGCTTCACGGCTTTCTCGGTGACGTCTTGTTTGTGTTGGGAGCTTCTCAGGATGGACTCGAAGGTCCCACACATAGCTTGCAGAGACTGCACCTGCAACCAGGATCCAGAGGTTAGCTGCAGAGAACAGTCCGGGTGTGTTCACAGCCGCTTCCCGCTTTTCCAGTCTGCCTAACCCTCCAGATCCCTCCTTTTCCATCTTTCCCTGAAGGACTCTCCATCCACAAGTAGTTCATATAGATGTGGGAACCAGCCCAAGTGTCCCGTCCAACTGCTCTAGCATTGCGTATTATCCTGACTCATCAGTCGGCATGTTCCATCCACCTCCCCTAACACTTACCACTCAGAGCCAAAATGACTAACCCGGGCATGGGCACGTGGTGTGGCAGGTAGTCCAAGGAGGCAATCCCAGGACTTATGCTAACATCTTTTAAGATGAGGTACCCTGGAGCTGCTCAGACAAGCACGTGAGTCATCGATGCCCCTCCAGCAGTCAAGCGACAGAAGCAGAGCTGAGGGATGTAAGATCAGGCTCTGAGGCagaactgaaccctggctgcAGCTGTTCCTGAAGGAATGTACTCTTTAAAGAAAAACTGGGGCcaggcacacgtctttaatcccagcactctggaggcagaggtaggaggatcgctgttgagtttaaggccaccctgagactacatagtgaattccaggagagcctgagctagagtgaaaccctaccttgaaatcccccacaaaaaaaattgggcagagatggcttagaggttaaggcacttgcctgcaaagcctaaggacctagcttccccaggacccgcataagccagatgcacaaggtggtacatgcatctggagttcatctgcagtggctggaggccctggcacccccattctctctttctctctctctgtcactctgcccttttctctcttactctttctctctcactcaagtaaataaataaatattttttaaaatttattcatctgtgtgcacacgtgtatgcATGTAATCATGCATAGGGCCTTTTTCCAGTGCAAATGGAATGCCaggtacttgtgccactttttccaTCCAACTTcatgtgagtggctggggaattgaacctaggctatcaggctttgcacgcacccacctttaaccattgagcaccTCTCAGCCCCATCTACTCTTAAACTTTTCAGTTTGAGCCAACCAGCATTCttgccctccctctctttcccccactTTGAGCTGGCCTTCTAGCTCTTGAAACTGAGCTCCACACTCACACACTGTCAGAAGCTAAGTAAGGCACATGAAGAGACTAGGTGCACAGCGAAGAGATAAGACTGGGTCTGCTTGCCACTTCTAGCTGTGTGGCCATGAACAAGTCATTGTTCGCCCTAGACTTCAATAACCTCCTCTGAAAAGGCAAGTCATATGTCAGACAACCTCTTAGCTCTTAAGTGCTGTCTGGCTTGTGAAAACATGGTGACTTTCATTGCTGTCACACATCCactccttttaaaaaagatttttatttacttgagattggaggagtatgggtgcgccagggcctcttgccattgcaaacaaactttaggcatatgcgccactttgtgcatctggctttacatgggtgcaagggatttgaaccctggccatcaggtgttgcaagcaagtgcctttaactgttgagccacctctccagctcttagTAACTTCTATCCTGAACAATGTCTGACCTGGGAGATTTCCAAAAGAGCTGGCTTAACAGAAAGGCTACACAAGTTATCCTGGTGATCATACCATGCCACATATAATATTAAATAGTTTTaacaaaaatgggggctggagagatggcttggcggttaaggcatttgcctacaaagccaagagacccaagttcgattccccaggacccacgttagccagatgcacaagggggcgcatgagtctggagtttgtttgcagtggctggaggctctggtgtgcccattctttctctctcttccccacccctgctttctctgttaaataaataaagtcaaattgTCCAGCTACGTGGTTCTGACTTTCTCTACCCACAGATCTAATCACCAATTGCTGTTGCCCTGAGTGTGCCCAGCCAAGTCTACTGTGTGGCCATTTCTGCAGGGACAATGTCCCTCAACCAACATTCAACAGCTTAGTACACTTCaaaaaggaaagacaggaaatagtacagataaaaagaaattatgagaCTTTTCAATCAAATACCTTATAGAGATCCTAATCAAACTCCAGCTTGGGCAGAGGAGGGGGGATCTGGGTGATGTCTTATCTGGGTGTTAGATAATATTCAAAAatcactgttgggctggagaaatggcttagtggttaaggagtttgcctgcaaagcctaagaacccaggtttggattccccagtatccatataaggccagatgcacaaagtagcacatacatctggagttagtttgcagtggctggaggccatggcatgaccattctgtctatcttctctctttctttctttccctctctctctctctctgcttgcaaataaataaaataagagagccaagtgtgatggcacacacctttaatcccagcactcaggatgaggtaggagaattgctatgactCTGAGAAcagcctaaggctacatagtgaattccaggttagcctgggctaaagcaagaccctacctcaagaaaagggagagggagggagggagggagggaagaagggaagaagagaaggaaggaaggaaggaaggaaggaaggaaggaaggaaggaaggaaggaaggaaggaggaaagaaatgggagagggaggaaaggaacccACTAGTTAGAAATAAATCCAGAAATACTTTGAACTAACATGTCAATCAGGGGTTCCTTGTTCCTTTTAACATAACCTGGTTCCATGTGTCCTGAGTCTGCCAGGGCATAAGGGCTCTTCTGAGGGCCTGAGCTGAACTGTGAACCTATTCTGAAGCCCTGTGTCCACTCGCACCAGATGACTTTACTGCAGTAACGCGAGCAGCCTTCCGCCTATGTTACATCCAATCACACAGCCAACACCAACAGCAACTGGAGCACAAAGGGGCCAGGCAGGCATCCAACAGACTGCAGGATGGTGAAGAGTCAAGTGCTCTATCTTTAACCAGAAAGCGGGAATAGGAGGAAACAAGAATGGCGAAATACTGATGATTATTCAGACTGGGGCCCATCATATAGTTTGTTTATATTTGAACACTTATCACCAGgaggagttaaaaaaaagaaaaaaaaacacaacctagGCTCTGGAGCCAGACTATGGAGGCAAATCCTGGGTTAACCCTTtgctgtggtttcatctgggccaaATTACATACCTTGTCTTGGTTTCCTCAGCTACATGAGGGGAATAAAAATAGTACTTGACTCGTAGGATTGCCACCGTGAGGATTCTATGAATGCCTGTGTGTTAAGTGCTTACGTGTGCCTCACATACAGTGGATATGCAACACACGGCACCTACTGTCTTCATTGTTTAGCTTAATTCAGGAGGACCTGGGAAGCCCAGGGATGCCCAGCAGTGTCCTCAACCCCAATGCCAAAGAACAGGAGGAGAAGCTGAAATCACACAGGGTGTGAACAGGGCACTGGAGACCAGTTCAGCCACAGCGACGACTGCTCTGACAAGAAATTACATTTGCCTTCCAGGTCCAGCTTCCTCATCTGGAAGCAAATGGGTCTCCAAAGTCCCTTCTGTCTCTATCCATCTGATCTGAAGATGAGAATAGGGTTCTCTGGGACTCCAGGAAAGTAAGACGACTTCCCTGCTACTCCAAATACAACCTGAGGCATCAGGGATATTCTGAGAAGGCCCAGGAGAGAGGTGATCTCTCAAACTAGGTGAGTAAATCACAATCCTTTCCTGTTCTAAGCATGGCTCCCAAGACAGAAGTGGGGGGGGCAGCGGGCA
This window contains:
- the Ckap4 gene encoding cytoskeleton-associated protein 4, encoding MPSAKQRGSKGGHGAGNLSDKGAHPSGGADDVAKKPPPPPSAPQPHPQQPQPPPPAPQPQPQQQQQHPAHGKGGHRGGGRSSAASNAANAAAAASSSASCSRKLGRALNLLFYLALVTAAVFSGWCVHHVLEEVQQVRRGHQDFSRQREELGHSLQGVEQKVQSLQAMCGTFESILRSSQHKQDVTEKAVKQAESEINRISEVLQKLQNEILKDLSDGIHVVKDARERDFTSLENTVEERLTELTKSINDNIAIFTDVQKRSQKEINDVKAKVASLEESEGLKQDLKALEAAVKEIQGSVGSREREIEALRSSLQTMESDVYTEVRELVSLKQEQQAFKEAADRERLALQDLTEKLLRSEESSSHIPEAIRRLEEELSRLKAEAHVPEEEAGVFRDSSALDALHRQSQGLDSRLRNVEDGVHSVQAESAHHAKSLESLLSKSREHEQRLAGLQEHLDGPGSSSELAGTVRGLGEAQLTLSSDLKELRRSTAELPGAVEALREQVRALLGQDRGQLPPQDLLDRLSSLDNLKSSVSQVESDLKMLRTAVDSLVAYSVKIETNENNLESAKGLLDDLRNDLDRLFVKVEKIHEKI